Proteins co-encoded in one Thermomicrobiales bacterium genomic window:
- a CDS encoding MFS transporter: MRAYWQKVLDCGRDIHLFLGYALLSYVGIGVFMLIFNLYIVQLGYNEGFIGAVNGVVTLSMGTTCLLLGYLINRFGNWACLTIGTVEFAVSLVALAFVSSGPALLTLAFLNGIGSAFIMAGQMPFVIEWTPRGHTAMMAAFSSAVSSGSIMLGSLVGGLLPSAIGAMIGVAASSAEAYRWTLVIGALISGVSILPNLFMGPARTERHHEDFRVSHAQLLSHRVRRQARRDVGALILLGLFLALGVGAIEPFYNVLLTEMGASAGTIGIIFAISGLAATVLSLTGPALAQRIGYISAQVWTRLFFIPIHLALIILPVPWFVSLAYAGRKISGSVAWPLESAHAGGLVPPQARAHAFGLRSASWNFGYAFAAFFSGQIIARTGSYTPAYISLAVFCTLSVAVYVVAFGGRMPETISQAASAARPVEPDSLATD, translated from the coding sequence ATGCGCGCCTACTGGCAGAAAGTCCTCGATTGCGGGCGCGACATCCATCTGTTTCTCGGCTATGCGCTGCTGTCGTATGTCGGCATCGGCGTCTTTATGCTGATCTTCAATCTGTACATCGTCCAGCTAGGGTACAACGAGGGATTCATTGGCGCGGTCAATGGCGTTGTCACGCTTTCGATGGGCACGACCTGTCTGCTGCTGGGCTACCTCATCAATCGATTCGGCAACTGGGCCTGCCTGACGATTGGGACGGTCGAGTTCGCCGTCTCGCTGGTCGCGCTGGCGTTCGTGTCGTCTGGGCCGGCGCTGCTGACACTGGCATTCCTCAACGGGATCGGCAGCGCCTTCATCATGGCGGGGCAGATGCCGTTCGTCATCGAGTGGACTCCCCGTGGACACACGGCGATGATGGCTGCGTTCTCGTCGGCGGTCAGCTCTGGATCGATCATGTTGGGAAGCCTGGTCGGCGGACTCCTGCCATCCGCTATCGGCGCGATGATCGGCGTCGCGGCAAGCTCCGCCGAGGCCTATCGCTGGACGCTTGTCATCGGCGCGCTGATCAGCGGAGTCAGTATCCTGCCCAACCTGTTCATGGGGCCGGCCCGCACCGAGCGTCACCATGAGGACTTCCGTGTCTCCCACGCGCAGCTACTGTCGCATCGAGTTCGGCGGCAGGCACGACGCGATGTTGGCGCGCTGATCTTGTTGGGCCTGTTCCTCGCGCTTGGTGTTGGCGCGATCGAGCCGTTCTACAATGTGCTGCTGACGGAGATGGGCGCGTCGGCCGGCACGATCGGCATCATCTTCGCCATCTCGGGGTTGGCGGCGACGGTTCTGTCGCTGACGGGGCCGGCGCTGGCTCAACGCATTGGCTATATCTCAGCGCAGGTCTGGACACGGTTGTTCTTCATTCCGATCCATCTGGCGCTGATCATCCTGCCAGTTCCGTGGTTCGTGTCACTGGCGTATGCCGGCCGGAAGATCTCCGGGTCAGTCGCCTGGCCGTTGGAGTCTGCGCACGCTGGCGGGCTGGTGCCCCCGCAGGCACGGGCGCATGCGTTCGGATTGCGCTCGGCCTCGTGGAACTTCGGGTACGCTTTCGCCGCGTTCTTCTCCGGACAGATCATCGCCAGGACCGGCAGCTACACTCCCGCCTATATCTCGCTGGCGGTCTTCTGCACGCTGTCGGTGGCCGTTTACGTAGTGGCCTTTGGCGGCCGGATGCCGGAGACGATCAGTCAGGCAGCAAGCGCGGCCAGACCGGTGGAGCCGGACTCACTGGCAACCGATTGA
- a CDS encoding transketolase gives MDRPLVSGAPRCTEKRNRTMTAVSTNLTALAQQLRVDSVRNSTAAGSGHPSSALSAADLMAVLITRFWHYDFDRPENPGSDHLIFSKGHASSLLYAMYKAAGAISDEQMMTYRRMGSPFQGHPTPALPWVDVATGSLGQGLPIAVGVAIAGKYLDKLPYRVWVLCGDSEFAEGSIAESMDKANYYKLGNLVAILDMNRLGQRGQTEYGWDGDEYAARARAFGWHPIEVDGHDFDDIERGYQLAIQHQDQYEQPVLIVARTVKGKGISWMENQNGWHGKPVPKDKLDATIAELGGATNLTFEIPEAPAATAYVTAAADHPAPTTYELGSAVATRKAYGDGLKAVGALRPDVVVLDAEVSNSTMAEIFKEAYPDRFFEMFIAEQQMVAAAVGIGVRGYVPFASTFGAFMSRAYDFIRMAAISQANIKLCGSHAGVSIGEDGPSQMALEDIAMMRAVHGSVVLYPSDANQTVALVHEMADHDGIAYMRTTRAATPVIYEAGDVFKIGGSKVARQSDSDEVTIVAAGITLHEALKAADQLAEQGIHIRVIDLYSVKPVDYETVREALVATHGRLVVVEDHWPQGGLASAILECLATRPGSTNGFGDNFRMTHLAPSEMPGSGTPDELMDWAGISARHIIEAVRTMLD, from the coding sequence GTGGACCGCCCGCTCGTATCGGGCGCGCCACGTTGCACGGAGAAGAGGAATCGAACTATGACGGCAGTATCCACGAACCTGACCGCGCTCGCACAGCAACTCCGCGTCGACAGCGTCCGCAACAGCACGGCAGCCGGGTCGGGTCATCCCAGCTCGGCGCTTTCGGCGGCCGATCTGATGGCAGTGTTGATCACGCGCTTCTGGCACTATGACTTCGATCGCCCCGAGAATCCCGGCAGCGACCACCTGATCTTCTCCAAGGGCCATGCGTCGTCGCTACTCTACGCGATGTACAAGGCGGCCGGCGCCATCTCCGACGAGCAGATGATGACCTACCGCCGAATGGGGAGCCCGTTTCAGGGCCACCCAACGCCGGCCCTGCCGTGGGTTGACGTCGCGACAGGATCGCTGGGACAGGGGTTGCCGATCGCTGTTGGGGTCGCGATCGCGGGCAAGTACCTTGACAAGCTGCCGTACCGCGTCTGGGTGCTCTGTGGTGACTCCGAGTTCGCCGAGGGTTCGATCGCCGAGTCGATGGACAAGGCGAACTACTACAAGTTGGGCAATCTGGTCGCGATTCTCGATATGAACCGCCTGGGTCAGCGCGGTCAGACCGAATACGGCTGGGATGGCGACGAATACGCCGCCCGGGCGCGCGCGTTCGGTTGGCACCCGATCGAGGTAGACGGCCACGACTTCGACGACATCGAACGCGGCTATCAGCTCGCGATCCAGCATCAGGACCAGTACGAGCAGCCGGTTCTGATCGTCGCTCGCACTGTCAAGGGCAAGGGCATCTCCTGGATGGAGAACCAGAACGGCTGGCACGGCAAGCCCGTGCCGAAGGACAAGCTCGACGCGACGATCGCAGAGCTCGGCGGGGCGACCAATCTCACGTTCGAGATCCCGGAGGCGCCTGCTGCGACGGCGTACGTCACTGCGGCAGCAGACCACCCAGCGCCAACAACCTATGAGCTCGGCAGCGCGGTCGCGACCCGCAAGGCGTATGGAGACGGGTTGAAGGCAGTCGGCGCACTCCGACCCGATGTCGTCGTGCTCGACGCCGAGGTTTCGAATTCAACGATGGCCGAGATCTTCAAGGAGGCGTATCCGGACCGCTTCTTCGAGATGTTCATCGCCGAGCAACAGATGGTTGCCGCGGCAGTGGGCATCGGCGTCCGTGGCTACGTCCCGTTCGCGTCCACATTCGGCGCGTTCATGAGCCGCGCCTACGACTTCATCCGCATGGCAGCCATCTCCCAGGCCAACATCAAGCTGTGTGGCTCGCATGCTGGAGTCTCGATCGGTGAGGATGGGCCGTCGCAGATGGCGCTGGAGGACATCGCGATGATGCGCGCCGTCCACGGCAGCGTGGTGCTCTATCCCTCGGACGCCAACCAGACTGTCGCACTCGTCCACGAGATGGCCGATCACGACGGCATTGCCTATATGAGGACGACCCGCGCTGCGACACCGGTGATCTACGAGGCCGGCGATGTATTCAAGATCGGCGGGAGCAAGGTCGCGCGTCAGTCGGATAGCGACGAGGTCACCATCGTCGCGGCCGGCATCACGCTTCACGAGGCGCTGAAGGCCGCCGATCAGCTGGCGGAGCAGGGGATCCATATCCGGGTGATCGACCTGTATTCGGTCAAGCCGGTCGACTACGAGACGGTGCGCGAGGCGCTGGTGGCGACCCACGGCCGGCTGGTGGTGGTCGAGGATCACTGGCCACAGGGCGGGCTCGCGTCGGCCATCCTCGAGTGCCTCGCCACTCGTCCAGGCTCGACGAATGGCTTCGGCGACAACTTCCGAATGACGCATCTGGCGCCCTCGGAAATGCCCGGCTCTGGCACGCCGGACGAGCTGATGGACTGGGCCGGCATCTCGGCCCGTCACATCATCGAGGCTGTCCGCACGATGCTGGACTAG
- a CDS encoding phosphoribosyltransferase, with the protein MRYEFRNRRDAGRELAQRLAGWGGRDDVIILALPRGGVPVADEIARELDAPLDVLLVRKLGVPGHEELAMGAIASGGVRMVNDEVIGSLRLPLSVIDEVAAREQRELERRERAFRDDLPPPAVSGRVVILVDDGLATGATMRVAIEALRLQSPGRIVVAVPVGSPDTVRSVALLVDEVVCLLTPESFFAVGQWYGDFSQVTDADVRAILAESRRVAIEQPEDETPAT; encoded by the coding sequence ATGCGCTACGAGTTTCGAAACCGGCGGGACGCAGGACGCGAGCTGGCACAGCGACTCGCGGGCTGGGGAGGCCGGGATGACGTCATTATCCTGGCGCTGCCGCGCGGAGGAGTGCCGGTCGCGGATGAGATCGCCCGCGAGCTCGACGCTCCGCTCGATGTGCTGCTCGTCCGCAAGCTCGGCGTTCCCGGACACGAGGAGCTGGCGATGGGCGCGATCGCCTCAGGTGGCGTCCGGATGGTCAACGACGAGGTCATTGGCTCACTGCGCCTCCCGCTGAGCGTTATCGACGAGGTCGCCGCGCGCGAGCAACGAGAGCTCGAACGTCGCGAGCGCGCATTTCGCGACGACCTGCCACCACCTGCTGTCTCCGGGAGAGTCGTCATCCTCGTCGATGACGGGCTGGCGACCGGCGCGACGATGCGTGTGGCGATTGAGGCGCTCCGGCTGCAAAGTCCCGGACGCATCGTTGTCGCAGTGCCGGTGGGCTCTCCAGACACCGTCCGCTCGGTGGCGCTCCTGGTCGACGAGGTGGTCTGCCTGCTCACGCCGGAGTCGTTCTTCGCGGTTGGACAGTGGTATGGCGACTTCTCCCAGGTGACGGACGCAGATGTTCGGGCGATTCTCGCCGAATCGCGCCGCGTTGCGATCGAGCAGCCCGAGGACGAGACACCCGCCACATGA
- a CDS encoding gamma-glutamylcyclotransferase, with protein MPRYFAYCTLLERDEMQRFCPNARATEIGTVSGWRVGFAAHGLGGSGGGCHLLPETGHIVHGLIYEMDDTALAQLDDISGVGQGMYQQIAVTVTTASGEAVEAITYVIPSPIGAFQPSAAYVRPILAGARATGLPADYIAELDALVASSVAP; from the coding sequence ATGCCTCGATACTTCGCGTATTGCACATTGCTGGAACGCGACGAGATGCAGCGCTTCTGCCCGAACGCGCGGGCGACGGAGATTGGCACAGTCAGCGGGTGGCGTGTCGGCTTCGCCGCACACGGTCTCGGTGGCAGTGGCGGGGGATGTCACCTGCTGCCCGAGACCGGGCACATCGTTCATGGTCTGATCTACGAGATGGATGACACTGCCCTCGCCCAGCTCGACGATATCTCCGGCGTTGGACAGGGGATGTATCAGCAGATCGCGGTTACTGTCACGACGGCGAGCGGCGAGGCGGTCGAGGCGATCACCTATGTGATTCCATCGCCCATCGGCGCGTTTCAGCCCTCCGCCGCCTACGTCCGACCGATCCTGGCTGGCGCGCGCGCAACCGGATTGCCAGCTGACTACATCGCCGAGCTGGATGCGCTCGTCGCTTCGTCTGTCGCGCCCTGA
- a CDS encoding M14 family zinc carboxypeptidase has product MTDEGRIPMPEDVLGYQIGAPRRLPDWGEIVGYFDALAAASDRVAIERLGVSTDGRPYIAVFVSSPENLARRDELRSILARLYDPRGLDPADERELTERGKVTAFLLCTQHSNEIGAAVMTLELAGDLARATDPDSVEILDNVVTVMIPSHNPDGHQMIVEWYRQWLDTEYEGQPMPWLYHPYVGHDNNRDWFMLTQVESRLYADLHNRERPQLVFDMHQMMRDGARFMVPPFIDPLDPNQDPVIQQGFADLGTAIASRLTAAGKAGVATNIIFDNYSPSLAYGNYHGSVDILSEAASCRLATTVDVPEDKLKAERGFDPKVRSWNQPLPWKGGAWSLRDIVEYDKLAALAFLEHAARNRRQWLRNYVGITRRAVERTDGPYAFLVPPRQDDPGSAFELLDILRLGDVALEEATREFVADGVTWPAETVVVRLAQPSGSFAKTLLEVQSYPDLRRWPDGPPLAPYDIAGHTLPLQMGVRSVQIEKAFEAELRPAQIAPPVGVVRGEGRFGWAIPASRNGSVRALYQLLAGGAAVDRLTRRAGSYAPGTYVVRDVERAVVENVARSSGVDVIGIDEPVHLSIVSQSLPRVGVYQSWKPSIDEGWLRWIFDDYGIPYETLHNADIRQAGLADRFDVVLLPQQPVKDMVEGNLEKNEYQEPYPPEYVGGLGRLGGDALAAFAEAGGTIVALDSACGFVLRHLHPPVRDVVEGVNEEEFYCPGSLLRVIVDSDHPLGWGMNRQEVALFMKSPVFEGKDDDQVQIVARYPEYEPNLSGWILGENKLAGKGALVEVALGAGRAVLIGFRPQFRAQARGGYRFLFNALARGSQGPQRELSLG; this is encoded by the coding sequence GTGACTGACGAGGGCCGGATTCCGATGCCGGAGGATGTGCTCGGTTATCAGATCGGCGCGCCGCGTCGCTTGCCGGATTGGGGTGAGATCGTCGGGTATTTCGACGCGCTCGCTGCTGCGTCGGATCGCGTGGCAATCGAGCGGCTCGGTGTCTCGACGGATGGGAGACCGTACATTGCAGTGTTTGTCTCGTCGCCGGAGAACCTGGCGCGGCGCGATGAGCTCCGATCGATCCTGGCGCGGTTGTATGACCCACGCGGTCTCGATCCCGCCGACGAGCGCGAGCTGACCGAACGTGGCAAGGTCACAGCGTTCCTGCTGTGCACGCAACACTCCAACGAGATCGGCGCGGCGGTGATGACGCTCGAGCTCGCGGGCGACCTGGCGCGGGCAACGGATCCCGACAGTGTCGAGATCCTCGACAACGTCGTCACGGTCATGATTCCGTCGCATAACCCCGATGGACACCAGATGATCGTCGAGTGGTACCGGCAGTGGCTGGATACTGAGTATGAGGGCCAGCCAATGCCCTGGCTCTACCATCCCTACGTCGGCCACGACAACAACCGCGACTGGTTCATGTTGACGCAGGTCGAGTCGCGTCTGTACGCCGATCTGCACAACCGCGAGCGGCCGCAGCTCGTCTTCGACATGCACCAGATGATGCGCGACGGCGCGCGATTCATGGTCCCACCATTCATCGACCCGCTCGATCCGAACCAGGATCCCGTGATCCAGCAGGGGTTCGCTGACCTCGGCACTGCTATCGCCAGTCGATTGACGGCGGCCGGCAAGGCGGGAGTTGCAACCAACATCATCTTCGACAACTACAGCCCGTCTCTCGCGTACGGCAATTACCACGGCAGCGTCGATATCCTCTCGGAGGCCGCGAGCTGCCGGCTCGCGACGACAGTGGACGTTCCCGAGGACAAGCTGAAGGCGGAGCGTGGGTTCGACCCGAAGGTTCGTAGCTGGAATCAGCCGCTGCCGTGGAAGGGCGGCGCGTGGTCCCTCCGCGATATCGTCGAATATGACAAGCTGGCGGCACTCGCGTTTCTCGAGCACGCCGCCCGCAACCGCCGGCAGTGGCTGCGAAATTACGTGGGGATCACGCGGCGGGCCGTCGAACGCACCGATGGGCCATACGCCTTCCTGGTTCCCCCGCGACAGGACGATCCCGGCTCGGCGTTCGAGCTGCTGGATATCCTGCGCCTCGGCGACGTTGCGCTGGAAGAGGCGACTCGCGAGTTTGTGGCCGATGGGGTGACCTGGCCGGCCGAAACCGTCGTCGTGCGCCTGGCGCAGCCGTCCGGAAGCTTCGCGAAGACACTCCTGGAGGTTCAGTCGTACCCCGATCTTCGTCGCTGGCCAGATGGACCGCCGCTTGCACCCTACGATATCGCTGGTCATACCCTCCCGCTGCAGATGGGCGTTCGATCGGTTCAGATCGAGAAGGCGTTTGAAGCGGAGCTGCGGCCAGCTCAGATCGCTCCGCCGGTCGGCGTCGTCCGTGGCGAAGGTCGCTTCGGCTGGGCGATCCCGGCATCACGAAATGGCTCCGTGCGCGCGCTGTACCAGCTGCTTGCTGGTGGCGCTGCCGTCGACCGGCTGACCAGACGGGCCGGTTCCTACGCGCCCGGCACGTATGTGGTTCGGGATGTCGAACGCGCGGTAGTGGAGAACGTCGCCCGTTCCTCGGGCGTGGACGTGATCGGCATCGATGAACCGGTTCATCTGTCGATCGTCAGTCAGTCGCTACCACGTGTGGGGGTTTATCAGTCGTGGAAACCGTCGATCGACGAGGGTTGGCTCCGCTGGATCTTCGATGACTACGGCATTCCCTACGAAACGCTGCACAACGCAGATATCCGACAGGCCGGGTTGGCGGATCGCTTCGACGTCGTGCTCCTGCCACAGCAGCCAGTGAAGGACATGGTGGAAGGCAATCTCGAAAAGAACGAATACCAGGAGCCGTACCCGCCTGAATACGTCGGCGGCCTCGGCCGGCTCGGCGGGGATGCGCTCGCCGCGTTCGCGGAAGCAGGCGGGACGATTGTCGCGCTGGATTCGGCCTGCGGGTTCGTTCTCCGTCATCTTCACCCGCCTGTTCGTGATGTCGTCGAGGGAGTGAACGAGGAAGAGTTCTACTGCCCCGGTTCGCTGCTGCGCGTCATCGTCGACTCTGATCACCCACTCGGCTGGGGCATGAACCGCCAGGAGGTGGCCCTCTTCATGAAGAGCCCGGTCTTCGAGGGCAAGGATGACGACCAGGTTCAGATCGTCGCGCGCTACCCGGAGTATGAGCCGAATCTGAGCGGCTGGATTCTCGGGGAAAACAAGTTGGCCGGCAAAGGGGCGCTCGTCGAGGTTGCGCTCGGCGCCGGCCGGGCCGTGCTGATCGGATTTCGGCCGCAGTTCCGCGCTCAGGCGCGCGGTGGCTACCGGTTTCTGTTCAACGCACTCGCCCGCGGCTCGCAAGGGCCGCAGCGCGAACTCTCGCTCGGCTAG
- a CDS encoding nucleoside deaminase, which produces MNDLDQQMIRRAFDVARHARSTGNSPFGAVLVDAHGNILFEGENTVADDGDITGHAETHAVRQATRALDTTTLSHCTLYASTEPCPMCSAAIFMANIRRVVFGVSAERLRAERGDPNAAALRLSCAEVMSRASHPVEVTGPFLEEEALAVHRG; this is translated from the coding sequence ATGAATGACCTTGACCAGCAGATGATCCGGCGCGCATTCGATGTCGCCCGACACGCCCGCTCGACTGGCAACAGTCCCTTTGGCGCCGTCCTCGTCGACGCTCACGGCAACATCCTCTTCGAGGGCGAGAACACTGTGGCTGACGACGGCGACATCACTGGCCATGCCGAGACGCATGCAGTCCGCCAGGCCACACGGGCGCTCGACACTACGACACTTTCTCATTGCACGTTGTACGCCAGCACCGAGCCATGCCCGATGTGCTCGGCAGCAATCTTCATGGCCAACATCCGCCGCGTTGTCTTCGGCGTCAGCGCCGAGCGGCTTCGCGCCGAACGAGGCGATCCGAACGCAGCCGCGCTGCGGTTGTCGTGCGCCGAGGTCATGTCGCGCGCATCTCACCCTGTCGAAGTGACTGGCCCGTTCCTCGAAGAGGAAGCGCTGGCGGTCCACCGAGGCTGA
- a CDS encoding aconitate hydratase, whose translation MSEHRDPFGARATLEYSGGSIQYYRLAALSKFGDIDRLPLTVKILLENVLRNCGTESFGEANVEALASWKPGERREGELPFLPARVLLQDYTGVPAIVDLAAMRSAMARLGGDPSKVNPLLPADLVIDHSVTVDAFGSTLAFERNVEYEYRRNKERYTVLRWAQQSFNGLRIVPPGTGICHQVNLEYLSQVVQAREIDGEMIAFPDTCVGTDSHTPMVNGLGVLAWGVGGIEAEGAMLGQPIFMLPPRVVGVRLVGELPEGGTATDLVLTITQMLRKHGVVGRFVEYFGPGLNKLPVADRATIGNMSPEYGATCGLFHVDNETLRYMRMTGRPEEVVDLVEKYCKAQGMFHTDDSPEPLFDEVLELDLSTVEPSMAGPRRPQDRVSLSGLSDALRETFGDQMAPRRSNPSSSTTDDIAATAAVADTFPASDPMPAQGQKLGGDEEAMALGAPSTHSAIPGVKRPAPDVISSPSETIQIPHGVASGGEVTHGSVVIAAITSCTNTSNPSVMLAAGLLAKKAVERGLTVSDSVKTSLAPGSRAVTDYYNNAGLTPYLEKLGFYTVGYGCTTCIGNSGPLVPAVAEVVDANDLVVASVLSGNRNFEGRIHPQVRASFLASPPLVVAYALAGTVDIDLTTQPVGIGADGTPVYLRDIWPTQAEIREAVSSAVTADVFASNYAHVFDGDEAWRALEIPSGELYEWDEESTYIQEPPYFDGLEMEPAPPQDVVGARVLLKLGDSITTDHISPAGSISPKSPAGEYLILNDVGLFDFNSYGARRGNHQVMMRGTFANVRLRNELVPGKEGWWTRYLPTGEEMSIYDAAHHYQQDGTPLIVVAGKEYGSGSSRDWAAKGPQLLGIRAVIAESYERIHRSNLVMMGMLPLQFKDGVTRDSLGLDGTEVFDIPGIAGGLRPGQTLAVTARRDGGADVQFDAIVRIDTEIEWEYYRHGGILPMVLRRLATE comes from the coding sequence ATGAGCGAACATCGTGATCCATTCGGCGCCAGGGCGACGTTGGAGTATTCCGGCGGATCGATCCAGTACTATCGGCTCGCCGCGCTGAGTAAGTTCGGTGATATCGACCGCCTCCCGCTGACGGTCAAGATTCTTCTGGAGAACGTGCTGCGGAATTGCGGGACAGAGAGCTTCGGAGAGGCGAACGTCGAAGCCCTCGCCAGCTGGAAGCCCGGCGAGCGTCGCGAAGGTGAGCTGCCGTTTCTCCCCGCTCGCGTGCTCTTGCAGGATTACACCGGCGTGCCGGCCATCGTCGATCTCGCGGCGATGCGCTCCGCGATGGCGCGGTTGGGCGGCGACCCGTCGAAGGTCAATCCACTCCTGCCGGCCGACCTCGTTATCGACCACTCGGTCACGGTCGACGCCTTCGGCTCCACCCTCGCCTTCGAGCGCAACGTCGAGTACGAGTACCGGCGCAACAAAGAGCGATACACGGTCCTGCGTTGGGCACAGCAGTCGTTCAACGGACTGCGAATCGTGCCGCCAGGCACCGGCATCTGCCACCAGGTGAACCTGGAGTATCTTTCGCAAGTTGTTCAGGCCCGCGAGATCGACGGGGAGATGATCGCCTTCCCCGACACGTGTGTCGGCACAGACTCCCACACGCCGATGGTGAATGGCCTCGGCGTGCTGGCCTGGGGAGTTGGCGGCATCGAGGCCGAAGGGGCGATGCTCGGCCAGCCGATCTTCATGCTGCCCCCGCGTGTCGTCGGAGTGCGGCTTGTCGGCGAGCTGCCGGAGGGTGGCACAGCAACCGACCTGGTCCTGACGATCACCCAGATGCTGCGGAAGCACGGCGTCGTTGGCCGCTTCGTCGAGTACTTTGGCCCGGGGCTGAACAAGCTGCCAGTCGCTGACCGAGCGACCATCGGCAACATGTCACCGGAATACGGCGCGACCTGCGGCCTCTTCCATGTCGACAACGAGACGCTGCGTTATATGCGGATGACGGGCCGGCCGGAAGAGGTCGTTGACCTGGTCGAAAAGTACTGCAAAGCGCAGGGCATGTTCCACACTGACGACTCGCCCGAGCCGCTCTTCGATGAGGTGCTCGAGCTCGATCTGTCGACAGTCGAGCCAAGCATGGCCGGCCCACGACGCCCTCAGGATCGGGTGTCACTCTCTGGCCTGAGCGACGCGCTGCGCGAGACGTTCGGCGACCAGATGGCGCCGCGCCGCTCGAACCCTTCGAGCAGCACGACGGACGACATCGCGGCCACCGCCGCCGTCGCCGATACATTCCCGGCCAGCGATCCAATGCCTGCCCAGGGGCAGAAGCTTGGTGGTGACGAAGAGGCCATGGCGCTCGGCGCCCCATCGACGCACTCGGCGATTCCGGGTGTGAAGCGCCCGGCGCCCGACGTCATTTCGAGCCCGTCAGAGACCATTCAGATCCCGCATGGCGTGGCGAGCGGCGGGGAGGTAACGCATGGCTCGGTCGTGATTGCGGCGATTACCAGCTGCACCAACACATCCAACCCGTCGGTGATGTTGGCCGCCGGCCTGCTGGCAAAGAAGGCAGTCGAGCGGGGCCTGACGGTCAGTGACTCAGTGAAGACCAGCCTCGCTCCCGGTTCGCGAGCGGTGACGGATTACTACAACAACGCCGGCCTGACGCCGTATCTTGAGAAGCTCGGCTTCTACACCGTTGGATACGGCTGCACCACTTGCATCGGCAACAGCGGCCCCCTCGTCCCGGCGGTCGCCGAAGTGGTCGACGCAAACGACCTCGTCGTCGCCTCGGTGCTCAGCGGCAACCGCAACTTCGAGGGCCGCATCCATCCGCAGGTGCGCGCCAGCTTCCTCGCCTCACCACCGCTCGTTGTCGCCTACGCGCTGGCCGGCACGGTCGACATTGATCTCACGACGCAGCCTGTTGGCATCGGCGCTGACGGCACTCCGGTCTATCTGCGTGATATCTGGCCGACGCAGGCGGAGATACGCGAAGCAGTTTCTTCGGCGGTAACGGCCGATGTGTTCGCCAGCAACTACGCGCATGTCTTCGACGGCGACGAGGCCTGGCGCGCGCTCGAGATCCCATCGGGCGAACTCTATGAGTGGGATGAGGAATCGACCTATATCCAGGAGCCGCCGTACTTCGATGGGCTCGAGATGGAGCCGGCCCCGCCTCAGGACGTTGTCGGGGCTCGCGTGCTGCTCAAGCTTGGCGATTCGATCACGACAGACCATATCTCACCAGCCGGCTCGATCAGCCCGAAGAGCCCGGCCGGTGAATATCTCATCCTCAACGATGTCGGCCTGTTCGACTTCAACTCGTATGGCGCTCGCCGCGGCAATCACCAGGTCATGATGCGCGGCACGTTCGCCAATGTCCGACTCCGGAACGAGCTTGTTCCGGGGAAGGAAGGCTGGTGGACGCGCTACTTGCCGACGGGTGAGGAGATGTCGATCTACGATGCCGCGCACCATTACCAGCAGGATGGCACCCCGCTGATCGTCGTTGCCGGCAAGGAATACGGCTCGGGCTCGTCACGCGACTGGGCGGCCAAGGGGCCACAGCTGTTGGGCATCCGGGCCGTCATCGCCGAATCGTATGAGCGAATCCACCGCAGTAATCTCGTGATGATGGGCATGCTGCCGCTGCAGTTCAAGGACGGCGTGACCCGTGATTCGCTGGGGCTTGATGGCACCGAGGTGTTCGATATCCCTGGGATTGCCGGCGGGTTGCGGCCAGGTCAGACGTTGGCTGTGACAGCTCGGCGAGATGGCGGCGCTGACGTTCAGTTCGATGCGATCGTGCGAATCGACACCGAGATCGAGTGGGAGTACTACCGGCACGGCGGCATCCTGCCGATGGTCCTCCGCCGACTCGCCACCGAGTAG